One Leopardus geoffroyi isolate Oge1 chromosome C1, O.geoffroyi_Oge1_pat1.0, whole genome shotgun sequence DNA segment encodes these proteins:
- the LOC123599857 gene encoding LOW QUALITY PROTEIN: succinyl-CoA:3-ketoacid coenzyme A transferase 2, mitochondrial-like (The sequence of the model RefSeq protein was modified relative to this genomic sequence to represent the inferred CDS: inserted 1 base in 1 codon), whose product MVGGFGLCGIPENLIQVLLRKHVKDLTVVSSNVGVDDFGPGLLLETKQIARLICSYVGENTLCERHRYLAGELELELTPQGTLAKRIRPRGAGVPAFYTPTAYGTLVQEGGAPIRSAPDGHIAIMSQPREVREFHGHHYLLEQAITADFALVKGWKADRAGNIIFRKSARNFNVPMCKAAETSVVEVEKIVDVGTFAPEDIHVPNIYVDRVIQGEKHEKRIEHLALRKEHDEIAESADDPGARIVKRAALEFEDGMYANLGIGIPLLASNYISPDMTVHLYSEHGILGLGPFPPKDEVDADLINAGKQTXSIFPGGCFFSSDDSFAMIPGGHLDLTMLGAMQVSKYGDLANWMIPGKKVKGMGGGAVDLVSSPKTRVVVTMVHCTKANEPKISEKRTMPLTGKRCVDGIITDKAVFDVHKKKGLMMIELWDGLTVDDITEHGQPFAVSPNLRPMQQVAA is encoded by the exons ATGGTCGGCGGCTTCGGGCTCTGCGGGATTCCAGAGAACCTGATTCAGGTGCTGCTCCGCAAGCATGTCAAAGACTTGACCGTGGTCAGCAGCAACGTGGGTGTGGACGACTTCGGGCCGGGCCTGTTACTGGAGACCAAGCAGATCGCCCGCCTCATCTGCTCCTACGTGGGGGAGAACACGCTGTGTGAGCGCCACCGGTACCTGGCAGgcgagctggagctggagctgacGCCCCAGGGCACCTTGGCCAAGCGCATCCGCCCCAGGGGCGCCGGGGTCCCCGCCTTCTACACTCCCACGGCCTATGGGACCCTGGTTCAGGAGGGAGGCGCCCCCATCAGGTCTGCGCCCGACGGCCACATCGCCATCATGAGCCAGCCCCGAGAGGTGAGGGAGTTCCACGGGCACCACTATCTTCTGGAGCAGGCCATCACCGCCGATTTTGCTTTGGTGAAGGGGTGGAAGGCCGATCGCGCCGGGAACATCATCTTCAGAAAAAGCGCCAGGAATTTCAACGTGCCCATGTGCAAAGCTGCAGAAACCTCCGTGGTGGAGGTGGAAAAAATCGTGGATGTGGGGACCTTTGCCCCCGAAGACATCCACGTTCCTAACATTTATGTCGACCGCGTGATTCAGGGAGAAAAACACGAGAAAAGAATTGAGCATCTAGCCCTCAGGAAGGAGCACGATGAAATAGCCGAGTCTGCAGATGACCCCGGGGCCCGAATTGTCAAGCGGGCAGCTCTTGAATTTGAGGATGGCATGTATGCCAATCTGGGCATAGGAATCCCGCTCCTGGCCAGCAACTACATCAGCCCGGACATGACTGTTCATCTTTACAGTGAACATGGCATCCTGGGCTTGGGGCCGTTCCCACCCAAAGATGAGGTGGATGCAGATCTCATCAATGCGGGCAAGCAGA TGAGCATTTTCCCCGGAGGCTGTTTCTTCTCCAGCGATGACTCATTCGCCATGATTCCAGGAGGGCACCTCGACCTCACCATGCTGGGAGCCATGCAGGTCTCCAAATACGGTGACCTGGCTAACTGGATGATACCCGGGAAGAAGGTGaaaggcatgggggggggggccgtgGACTTGGTGTCCAGTCCCAAGACCAGAGTGGTGGTCACCATGGTGCACTGCACCAAGGCCAACGAACCCAAAATCTCGGAGAAGCGTACCATGCCGCTGACTGGGAAGCGCTGTGTGGACGGGATCATCACTGACAAGGCTGTGTTCGACGTGCACAAGAAGAAAGGCCTGATGATGATCGAGCTCTGGGACGGGCTGACCGTGGACGACATCACAGAGCACGGGCAGCCCTTCGCTGTGTCACCGAACCTCAGACCCATGCAGCAGGTGGCTGCCTGA